A genomic segment from Candidatus Sysuiplasma acidicola encodes:
- a CDS encoding MBL fold metallo-hydrolase, with amino-acid sequence MAEGVELIDDTMANAYHVSAGGNEILIDAGTKISAKKIISYFSQRKLKPDTVLVTHYHPDHIGGLKSVVDKFHPGVYVHEKDRGVLLGTEKVIPARSLLSKMVAALAHTDAISSVNDLRDLRLSEITVIETPGHTKGSVSFMLRERGIVFVGDAIVIRGGKPELSKMFTLDMDAARKSVEKIMSMQPSLILSGHGKPLSL; translated from the coding sequence GTGGCAGAAGGCGTTGAGCTGATTGATGACACAATGGCAAACGCATATCATGTGAGTGCAGGCGGAAACGAAATACTCATCGATGCAGGAACAAAAATTTCAGCAAAGAAGATAATTTCATATTTTTCGCAGAGGAAATTGAAACCGGATACTGTCCTTGTGACACATTACCATCCCGATCATATAGGAGGATTGAAAAGCGTTGTAGACAAGTTTCATCCGGGAGTTTATGTTCATGAAAAAGACAGAGGTGTCCTGCTTGGAACAGAGAAAGTCATTCCTGCCCGCAGTCTTCTGTCAAAAATGGTGGCTGCCCTTGCGCATACAGATGCCATATCCTCTGTCAATGACTTGAGAGATCTCAGGCTGAGTGAGATAACAGTGATTGAAACGCCCGGCCACACGAAAGGCAGTGTTTCGTTTATGCTCAGGGAAAGGGGAATCGTGTTTGTCGGAGATGCTATAGTGATAAGAGGCGGAAAACCGGAACTGTCGAAGATGTTTACGCTCGATATGGATGCAGCCAGAAAGTCGGTTGAAAAGATAATGTCGATGCAGCCGTCGCTTATCCTATCGGGGCACGGCAAACCACTGTCGCTTTAG
- a CDS encoding ABC transporter ATP-binding protein/permease, with product MGGLTSTFTLLISIFIGDAVNKVISSGLAGVEFYVLLIILVSVFASLSQFVVSYGAQYLSQRFAFELREDVFRHMVSKKFKFFESETSGNLLSRCTMDIEATRNFVLNLLSQLIPTILLIVIAFYFLLTLNAFYALFFLVAVPLLIYLGMEFQRKQRVHWKKIRDEYGVMNERLQENITGQRVVRSFLGEDREIDRFRDTTDTYFQEYLYVAKLRGVYNNLMPLLISVAATAVILYGGYSDIIAIASVGSLVAAVNIFNTMISPVSIMGRLIVWSENARAAIDRINDITTGTEEEAFDAAIVTEAEPPVAVSTINFSRGTRVILNNLSFEIGRGEFVAITGGTGSGKSTLISMLPRFYDADSGNISFNGRRYDGFSLPEIRGSIGVVPQEVSILSGTLRENIAFGNGEYSDEEIEDAARIAHIADFIDSLPDRYETMVGERGITLSGGQKQRMAIARAVLPRPELLIFDDATSSVDAETELGIFRSIREKLRGTSVIIISLRETGLLFADRVLKVEDGKLTEVSDVRKELLTITADPEKKEGSSNA from the coding sequence GTGGGCGGCCTCACCTCCACGTTCACGCTCCTCATCTCCATCTTCATCGGAGATGCGGTAAACAAGGTCATCAGTTCAGGACTGGCTGGCGTGGAATTCTATGTCCTGCTGATAATACTGGTTTCAGTATTTGCCTCTCTTTCCCAGTTTGTCGTCAGTTATGGTGCACAGTACCTTTCACAGCGGTTTGCCTTCGAGCTCCGTGAGGACGTATTCCGCCACATGGTCAGCAAGAAGTTCAAGTTCTTCGAGAGCGAGACCTCCGGAAACCTTCTGTCAAGATGCACAATGGATATCGAGGCAACAAGGAATTTCGTACTCAACCTGCTTTCTCAGCTGATACCCACTATTCTGCTCATAGTCATAGCCTTCTACTTTCTTCTGACGCTGAATGCCTTCTACGCACTCTTCTTCCTGGTGGCAGTTCCACTGCTGATTTACCTGGGCATGGAGTTTCAGAGGAAACAGAGGGTACACTGGAAGAAAATACGCGATGAATACGGCGTGATGAATGAGAGGCTCCAGGAGAACATTACCGGCCAGCGGGTGGTTCGCAGTTTTCTGGGCGAGGACAGGGAGATTGACAGGTTCAGGGATACAACAGACACGTACTTTCAGGAATATCTTTACGTTGCGAAGCTGAGGGGCGTATATAACAATCTTATGCCGCTGCTGATAAGCGTGGCCGCCACCGCAGTAATTCTGTATGGCGGCTACAGTGATATCATAGCCATTGCTTCCGTCGGCTCGCTCGTTGCAGCCGTGAACATATTCAACACTATGATCTCTCCGGTCAGCATCATGGGAAGGCTAATAGTCTGGTCCGAGAACGCCAGGGCAGCAATAGACCGGATAAACGACATAACGACCGGGACAGAGGAGGAAGCATTCGATGCTGCCATAGTGACGGAGGCCGAGCCGCCGGTTGCAGTCAGCACAATAAACTTCTCACGCGGAACAAGGGTGATTCTCAACAATCTCAGCTTTGAAATCGGGAGGGGGGAATTCGTCGCAATCACCGGAGGGACGGGAAGCGGAAAGAGCACGCTGATAAGCATGCTTCCGAGATTCTATGATGCCGATTCCGGGAACATCTCATTCAACGGCAGGAGATATGATGGCTTCTCCCTGCCTGAGATCCGGGGGAGCATCGGAGTCGTGCCCCAGGAGGTCAGCATACTATCCGGTACATTGAGGGAGAATATTGCATTCGGAAACGGAGAATACAGCGATGAGGAAATAGAAGATGCAGCAAGGATAGCTCATATTGCGGACTTCATAGACTCGCTTCCGGACAGATACGAAACAATGGTAGGGGAAAGAGGTATCACGCTGTCTGGCGGGCAGAAGCAGAGAATGGCGATCGCCAGGGCCGTGCTGCCCAGACCAGAACTGCTCATATTCGATGACGCTACGTCAAGCGTTGATGCCGAGACCGAACTTGGAATATTCCGTTCCATACGGGAAAAGCTCAGGGGGACTTCTGTCATAATCATATCACTCCGTGAAACCGGGCTTCTGTTTGCAGACCGCGTGCTGAAAGTGGAGGACGGGAAGCTGACAGAGGTTTCCGACGTCAGGAAGGAGCTGTTGACGATTACTGCCGATCCAGAAAAGAAGGAGGGGAGCTCGAATGCCTAA
- a CDS encoding ABC transporter ATP-binding protein/permease: MPKTYEEVEDEIIRGGKGFASFKRMLRDMLNQGRTFRLLVLSILVTAVTSTIAYYAIGLVADQIKARNIDMLIVYAMVFLSMYVIQFFSNRLRTTTSTFLSQNTIKNLRDGAFASLQKVPVSFFSKVKTGYLISRISNDGESLSEFLTFQLPAVLSGVATLIISACFMLYLAPTLALYSFIVIPILAVFTFSIQPRVRKNYLRTRRAIARITGNLAEDIGAIRAIKSFNIEDKVSGKFRDLNTENYEANMKAGRLSSSYSAVIRVIEALGISIVLFEGGLETLHGVISLGILVSFVFYVQGFFNPVVQLSQTYNAYQSAMVGLTRIYGIIDAEKEPQPDNQVRIDSFKDSIALKDVTFSYGEGNALNRVNLNIRKGEKIGIVGHTGAGKTTISNLILKFYHPTDGVIQIDGKNLEEVQTASYRRLIASVLQDPFMFRGTVLENIRFSSPDATREQILECIERFGLGAIFRRMPDGIDTEIGEMGRNLSEGQRQAISILRAFIRDPEILVLDEPTSQIDPQSERAIISALERFLKDRTLILITHRFSLIRLVDSVVVLDHGSVVEEGDVPTLLEGSGKFSQLYEYQRQDYELM, encoded by the coding sequence ATGCCTAAGACCTATGAGGAGGTGGAGGACGAGATCATCAGGGGCGGGAAGGGTTTCGCCTCATTCAAGAGGATGCTACGCGACATGCTGAACCAAGGAAGGACTTTCCGGCTGCTTGTCCTGTCGATCCTGGTTACGGCCGTAACTTCAACCATAGCATATTATGCGATTGGTCTTGTTGCCGATCAGATAAAAGCCAGGAACATCGACATGCTGATTGTTTACGCCATGGTCTTCCTCAGCATGTATGTGATTCAGTTTTTCTCCAACAGGCTCAGGACCACAACTTCGACTTTCCTGTCACAGAACACCATCAAGAATCTCAGAGACGGGGCCTTTGCCTCGCTTCAGAAGGTGCCCGTCTCGTTCTTCAGCAAGGTCAAGACCGGTTATCTGATCAGCAGAATCAGCAATGACGGTGAATCGCTCAGTGAGTTCCTGACGTTCCAGCTCCCTGCCGTGCTGTCGGGTGTGGCAACACTGATCATTTCTGCCTGTTTCATGCTCTATCTGGCACCGACACTCGCTCTCTATTCGTTCATCGTCATACCTATCCTCGCAGTATTCACATTCTCCATCCAGCCGCGTGTGAGGAAGAACTACCTGAGGACAAGAAGGGCGATTGCACGCATTACCGGAAACCTGGCGGAAGACATCGGAGCGATAAGGGCGATAAAGAGTTTCAACATTGAGGACAAGGTCTCCGGGAAATTCAGAGACCTCAACACTGAAAACTATGAGGCAAACATGAAGGCCGGCAGGCTTTCCTCGTCCTACAGTGCCGTCATAAGGGTCATAGAAGCGCTCGGCATAAGCATAGTCCTGTTTGAAGGCGGCCTGGAAACGCTGCACGGTGTCATATCCCTGGGCATACTGGTTTCATTCGTTTTTTACGTCCAGGGATTCTTCAATCCGGTGGTGCAGCTGTCACAGACATACAACGCATATCAATCCGCTATGGTTGGTCTTACGAGGATATATGGCATCATTGACGCCGAAAAAGAACCTCAACCTGATAATCAGGTCCGGATAGATTCGTTCAAAGACAGTATAGCACTCAAGGATGTCACGTTCTCCTACGGAGAGGGCAACGCACTTAACAGAGTGAACCTGAATATCAGGAAGGGGGAAAAGATAGGGATCGTGGGGCACACGGGTGCAGGCAAGACTACCATTTCAAATCTTATACTGAAGTTCTACCATCCGACGGATGGCGTCATACAGATCGACGGGAAGAATCTCGAGGAGGTGCAGACGGCTTCCTACCGCAGGCTCATTGCCTCCGTGCTGCAGGATCCGTTCATGTTCAGAGGCACCGTTCTTGAGAACATACGCTTCTCAAGTCCCGATGCAACCAGGGAGCAGATTCTCGAATGCATAGAGCGATTCGGTCTTGGTGCCATTTTCAGGAGGATGCCTGATGGAATCGATACGGAGATCGGAGAAATGGGCAGGAATCTTTCCGAGGGACAGAGACAGGCCATATCGATACTCAGGGCTTTCATACGCGATCCGGAGATCCTCGTTCTGGATGAACCGACTTCACAGATTGATCCGCAGTCCGAACGGGCAATAATAAGCGCTCTGGAAAGATTCCTCAAAGACAGGACGCTTATACTGATTACCCACAGATTCTCTCTCATCCGTCTCGTCGACAGTGTCGTCGTACTGGATCATGGCAGCGTCGTGGAGGAGGGTGACGTGCCGACACTGCTGGAAGGCAGCGGCAAGTTCTCACAGCTCTATGAATACCAGAGGCAGGACTACGAACTGATGTGA
- a CDS encoding mandelate racemase/muconate lactonizing enzyme family protein, translating to MHAKDISASLYRIPSRNVQQNATHVFREYEYITTRIVFDNGIEGVGWTYTQGSGGTAILHLINDYLAPAVIRDEITSPKMLRKKVWDYTYAFGLEGLGRLAYAALDISFYDALSRERGLPLFRFLGGGEEASIRTYRSAIDLNMTTEELCRDIDNYRKEGYGSFKVKVGREDFREDLKRLEAVRSVIGPDALLMVDANRKWTLKEALSHGKELQKMGVYWLEEPIESDLLDGYAFLSDRLDLMIAGGESLYNRYEMEEFLKKKCADVSQIDVIRAGGVTEWMRLAGLAASMNIQVAPHFCEEIAIHTLCASDSALFLEHLPGSNLRDSGLLKKQFSISGGIAFPPGDPGHGVLFDWEKMEKFRVR from the coding sequence ATGCATGCAAAAGACATTTCTGCGTCCCTCTACAGGATACCGAGTCGTAACGTTCAGCAGAATGCGACTCATGTTTTCAGGGAATATGAGTACATTACAACAAGAATTGTTTTCGACAACGGTATCGAGGGTGTCGGATGGACGTATACGCAGGGATCGGGCGGAACCGCCATACTCCATCTGATTAACGATTATCTTGCCCCGGCCGTAATACGGGATGAAATCACATCTCCTAAGATGCTGAGGAAGAAGGTGTGGGACTACACCTATGCTTTTGGACTGGAAGGTTTGGGAAGGCTGGCATATGCGGCGCTTGATATCTCGTTCTACGATGCGCTATCCAGGGAAAGAGGACTGCCGCTATTCCGGTTCCTCGGCGGCGGGGAGGAAGCAAGCATCAGAACGTACAGGAGTGCCATTGACCTCAATATGACGACTGAGGAACTGTGCCGCGATATAGACAACTACAGAAAGGAGGGGTACGGTTCGTTTAAGGTGAAGGTGGGAAGAGAGGATTTCAGGGAGGATCTGAAGCGCCTTGAAGCGGTGAGATCTGTCATCGGACCAGACGCTCTTCTAATGGTGGATGCGAACAGAAAGTGGACGCTGAAGGAAGCACTGTCGCACGGGAAGGAACTGCAGAAGATGGGTGTCTACTGGCTGGAGGAACCCATTGAATCCGACCTGCTGGACGGTTATGCGTTTCTCAGCGACCGGCTTGATTTAATGATTGCGGGCGGAGAGAGTCTTTACAACAGATATGAAATGGAGGAATTTCTGAAGAAAAAATGTGCCGATGTGTCGCAGATAGACGTCATCAGGGCCGGAGGTGTAACAGAATGGATGAGGCTCGCGGGCCTTGCCGCATCAATGAATATACAGGTTGCACCTCACTTTTGCGAAGAAATTGCCATACACACCCTCTGCGCAAGCGATAGTGCCCTTTTCCTGGAACATCTTCCAGGATCGAATCTCAGGGATTCCGGCCTGCTGAAGAAGCAGTTTTCCATCAGCGGGGGAATTGCTTTTCCGCCAGGAGATCCCGGGCATGGCGTATTATTCGACTGGGAAAAAATGGAAAAATTCAGAGTACGCTGA
- a CDS encoding ATP-binding cassette domain-containing protein has product MKITLEIKELRAGYGDLEIIHGINLTVEDKETLLLLSLNGAGKTTLLKTIIGLIRPMSGKIMLNGEDITDLPPHTRTSRGLIFIGEQSIIPTLTVRENLEVASHRMRPADARNRIREAFDIFGDLKPFERKKAASLSGGQRKFLSFAMVVASDSQFLLLDEPSLGLSPAFVKKIIESIKLIKASGRTILLAEQNAGFSELADRVVLMEMGNISFLGRRDEALMNETISKTFFRL; this is encoded by the coding sequence GTGAAAATTACGCTTGAAATAAAGGAATTAAGGGCAGGCTACGGCGATCTTGAAATTATCCACGGCATCAATCTTACAGTGGAGGACAAAGAAACACTTCTTCTTCTTTCGCTCAATGGCGCGGGAAAAACGACTCTTCTCAAAACAATAATAGGGCTCATAAGACCCATGTCAGGGAAGATAATGCTGAATGGCGAAGACATAACCGATCTTCCCCCACATACAAGAACGTCCAGAGGACTTATTTTCATAGGAGAACAGAGCATCATACCCACGCTGACCGTAAGGGAAAATCTGGAGGTTGCGTCCCACAGGATGAGGCCGGCCGATGCACGGAACAGGATAAGGGAGGCATTCGATATTTTCGGCGATCTCAAACCATTCGAAAGAAAGAAGGCGGCATCCCTTTCTGGCGGCCAGAGAAAATTTCTCTCCTTCGCCATGGTCGTCGCATCAGATTCACAATTCCTGCTCCTGGATGAACCGTCTCTTGGACTTTCGCCTGCTTTCGTGAAAAAAATTATTGAGTCCATAAAGCTCATAAAAGCTTCAGGCAGGACAATCCTGCTCGCCGAACAGAATGCGGGTTTTTCTGAACTCGCCGACAGGGTAGTGCTGATGGAAATGGGCAACATCAGTTTCCTTGGCAGAAGAGACGAAGCGCTTATGAACGAGACAATATCGAAAACGTTCTTCAGATTGTAA
- a CDS encoding ATP-binding cassette domain-containing protein produces MKVLDDVSMQFGEKEKHVIIGPNGAGKTTFVNIMTGVYTADKGSITLDSSEISGKQPYKRARLGVNRTFQIPKPFADLTVFENVLVGAYFGSGMGKKESMELSDQMLELVGLYDKKYKRARELTSSQMKLLDLARALAGSPRYLFIDELGAGLSKSELDNVADLVRKINDRGVSVIYIGHIMSLVSKLGGIVTAFSDGRIIAQGDYASVVKNPEVLNVYLGENYA; encoded by the coding sequence ATGAAGGTCCTGGACGATGTGAGCATGCAGTTCGGAGAGAAGGAAAAGCATGTCATCATCGGCCCCAACGGCGCGGGAAAGACCACCTTTGTCAACATCATGACAGGAGTATACACTGCAGATAAGGGCTCCATCACACTCGACAGCAGTGAGATTTCAGGAAAACAGCCTTACAAGAGAGCGAGGCTGGGCGTAAACCGTACGTTTCAGATACCGAAACCATTCGCAGATCTCACCGTTTTTGAGAACGTGCTTGTTGGCGCTTATTTCGGCTCAGGCATGGGGAAAAAAGAGTCAATGGAATTGTCTGACCAGATGCTGGAACTCGTCGGCCTTTACGATAAAAAATACAAACGTGCACGGGAACTCACAAGCTCTCAGATGAAGCTGCTCGACCTCGCACGTGCCCTTGCAGGCAGCCCTCGCTACCTTTTCATCGATGAGCTTGGAGCAGGCCTTTCAAAATCGGAGCTGGATAATGTGGCAGATCTTGTGAGGAAGATTAATGACAGGGGTGTGTCGGTAATATACATCGGACACATAATGAGCCTCGTCAGTAAACTTGGAGGGATTGTAACAGCCTTCAGCGATGGAAGAATCATAGCGCAGGGAGACTATGCGAGCGTGGTGAAAAATCCCGAGGTCCTGAATGTATATCTGGGTGAAAATTACGCTTGA
- a CDS encoding branched-chain amino acid ABC transporter permease, protein MKLDQKFLMLLGTIVFIVALAIAGPLVYVNQAFFMTLVIYLILASSLNIIYGYTGYLPFGFAVFFAMGAYGFGMGVKFGYGIPISLLIGPGLSVLLSLVFLPLFRLRGVFFSIGTLGAFEAVYYFMSNSTPAVAHYTGGPLGLSLPQVYSPDETYYIAVAVLVLALLVSYRIKRSKLGLSLQAIKNDVLSASASGVNVSLDRNIAWWITAAFAGVAGSLYGWYISFFYPQAVFDITFTLFALVFVIVGGRGTITGPVLGTVILFSLYYFIGLSYPLYFQAAFGILIVLTVLFIPNGLIDIIRKRSGVEVI, encoded by the coding sequence GTGAAGCTTGATCAAAAATTCCTGATGCTGCTCGGAACGATTGTTTTCATTGTAGCGCTGGCGATTGCAGGGCCGCTGGTTTATGTCAATCAGGCGTTTTTCATGACACTCGTGATATATCTGATATTAGCATCCTCGCTGAATATAATTTATGGCTATACCGGATACCTGCCGTTCGGTTTTGCGGTCTTTTTTGCCATGGGCGCATACGGTTTCGGCATGGGGGTGAAGTTCGGCTACGGCATTCCCATTTCTCTGCTCATTGGTCCGGGCCTGTCGGTTCTGCTGAGTCTTGTGTTCCTTCCGCTCTTCCGGCTGCGTGGCGTTTTTTTCTCCATTGGAACGCTCGGGGCCTTTGAAGCCGTATACTATTTCATGTCCAATTCCACACCTGCCGTCGCGCACTATACTGGAGGCCCGCTTGGTTTATCGCTTCCGCAGGTTTACTCGCCTGACGAGACGTATTACATTGCCGTTGCTGTGCTCGTGCTCGCGTTACTCGTCAGCTACCGGATCAAGCGAAGCAAGCTCGGCCTCTCCCTTCAGGCCATTAAGAATGATGTGCTCAGCGCTTCTGCATCCGGCGTCAACGTCTCTCTTGACCGCAATATTGCCTGGTGGATAACTGCAGCTTTCGCGGGTGTAGCGGGCTCCCTCTATGGCTGGTACATTTCTTTCTTCTATCCTCAGGCGGTGTTCGACATAACCTTCACGCTCTTTGCACTGGTTTTCGTAATAGTGGGTGGACGGGGCACAATCACAGGACCTGTCCTGGGCACGGTAATTCTGTTTTCCCTCTATTACTTCATAGGCCTCAGCTATCCGCTGTACTTTCAGGCAGCCTTTGGAATTCTCATTGTGCTCACCGTTCTGTTCATCCCGAACGGCCTGATAGACATAATCAGGAAACGGTCGGGAGTAGAGGTGATATAA
- a CDS encoding branched-chain amino acid ABC transporter permease, with amino-acid sequence MALGLNIVFGTMKIVNLAHGDFIMLGGLLAFFLLRLYHVPLWMSFLIVAPAFFVGGYALYTVLIPRVNRSDDREINSLIAFFGISMSIEAIISIAYGTTPRSLPLITLNSKHVDIFGFSTSTNFIVIAIISVAISALTFFYLYVTRIGKITRAVMYSEDITESLGINSKRIALLAFSISVAITGIAGIMSPWVFGAIVPYEGALITIIAFTIIIIGALGNPLGAILGGLLYGVIISISDVYAASWSFVIVFTFLVVVMVIRPQGIFGRSLREA; translated from the coding sequence ATGGCTCTCGGGCTAAACATTGTTTTTGGAACGATGAAAATAGTAAACCTCGCACATGGCGATTTCATAATGCTCGGCGGACTGCTTGCATTTTTCCTGCTGCGGTTGTACCATGTCCCGCTCTGGATGTCGTTCCTCATCGTTGCCCCCGCATTCTTTGTCGGAGGATATGCCCTTTACACCGTTCTGATTCCCCGGGTCAACAGATCTGATGACAGGGAAATCAATTCGCTGATTGCATTCTTCGGCATTTCAATGAGTATAGAGGCAATTATTTCAATTGCCTACGGCACTACGCCCAGATCACTGCCGCTGATCACACTGAATTCAAAACATGTAGACATTTTCGGTTTTTCAACATCCACTAACTTCATAGTAATCGCCATCATTTCCGTCGCCATTTCTGCCCTCACGTTCTTTTACCTGTATGTCACAAGGATTGGAAAGATCACGAGGGCCGTTATGTACAGCGAAGACATAACCGAGTCCCTTGGAATCAACAGCAAGCGGATTGCGCTGCTGGCATTTTCCATCAGTGTTGCCATAACAGGTATCGCGGGCATCATGTCCCCCTGGGTTTTCGGCGCCATTGTCCCTTACGAGGGAGCACTGATAACCATCATTGCATTCACAATAATCATAATAGGCGCTCTCGGAAACCCGCTGGGTGCCATACTGGGAGGCCTTCTCTACGGCGTGATCATAAGCATAAGTGATGTCTATGCCGCGTCCTGGAGCTTTGTCATAGTGTTCACTTTCCTTGTTGTCGTCATGGTAATAAGACCGCAGGGAATTTTCGGGAGATCTCTCCGTGAAGCTTGA
- a CDS encoding ABC transporter substrate-binding protein: MTAGGVSGDKSVPTTGGKKRSNSLVAIVAVVIIIIIIGAVVGYEITRPSAKTSAVPSDIKVGILYASTGSFATSSISEFDGFSLWAHLVNKNGGILVPQYGKKLPIKIYSYDDASSASQATTYYDQLITSDHVNVLVADFGSVLTAPAVSVALAHKVLLIDVTGSSANFFNASSPNPYVVLTSIPFTPSYMYNAPYDLLSMNITKVAVLYAENDFTQPLATALVSVLTAHGVTPVYDQGYPTSTTSFSSQLAAIEATHPQAVVEYGFPTNDIPFLNGIASGGYHFNYTFTVFPGQLFSDFVSSVGANMSYTYTFSFPPEFAYQNVNYGLTQSAFETEWNSTYPSIPVNFLSLAGYNAGLILQKALETSTSMTTPSLRAAMNTFSGKLDTLMGTFTINTTTGAQIGETPPIAQIIPGTGGTFSVRLVYPASMATGTAIYPAP; encoded by the coding sequence ATGACTGCAGGGGGAGTTTCAGGAGATAAGTCTGTGCCTACGACCGGCGGCAAAAAGAGAAGTAATTCCCTTGTTGCCATAGTCGCCGTTGTGATCATCATCATTATCATCGGAGCCGTTGTAGGCTACGAAATTACCAGGCCATCGGCAAAAACATCAGCCGTGCCTTCAGATATCAAGGTAGGAATACTTTACGCAAGCACAGGCAGTTTTGCAACCTCTTCTATTTCTGAGTTTGACGGCTTTTCGCTCTGGGCCCACCTCGTCAATAAAAACGGCGGCATTCTGGTACCGCAATATGGAAAGAAACTGCCGATAAAGATATACAGCTACGATGATGCCAGCAGTGCTTCGCAGGCCACAACTTATTACGACCAGCTCATAACATCAGACCATGTCAATGTGCTAGTCGCCGATTTCGGCTCAGTTCTGACAGCTCCGGCGGTTTCGGTTGCACTTGCGCACAAGGTGTTGCTAATAGATGTTACCGGTTCATCTGCCAATTTCTTCAATGCATCGAGCCCGAACCCGTATGTCGTTCTGACATCGATACCGTTCACGCCTTCATATATGTACAACGCACCATACGACCTGCTCTCAATGAATATAACAAAGGTGGCCGTACTCTATGCCGAAAACGATTTCACTCAACCCCTTGCCACTGCCCTGGTCTCTGTTCTGACCGCACACGGCGTTACCCCTGTATATGATCAGGGTTACCCTACAAGTACAACATCGTTTTCTTCGCAACTTGCTGCCATTGAGGCAACCCATCCACAGGCCGTCGTCGAGTATGGATTTCCGACCAACGACATACCTTTCCTGAACGGGATTGCATCAGGTGGCTATCACTTTAACTATACATTTACAGTATTCCCGGGCCAGCTGTTTTCGGACTTTGTGAGTTCGGTAGGGGCAAACATGAGCTATACCTACACATTCAGCTTCCCGCCTGAATTCGCTTACCAGAACGTAAATTATGGTCTCACTCAGTCCGCTTTCGAGACCGAGTGGAACAGCACCTATCCGTCGATCCCGGTCAACTTCCTGAGCCTTGCGGGATACAATGCAGGACTGATACTTCAAAAGGCACTCGAAACATCCACGAGCATGACCACGCCCAGTCTTAGGGCTGCGATGAACACTTTCTCAGGAAAACTGGATACGCTGATGGGCACATTCACAATCAATACCACGACCGGCGCACAGATTGGTGAAACACCGCCAATAGCGCAGATTATTCCAGGCACCGGAGGAACATTCAGCGTAAGGCTCGTTTATCCTGCTTCAATGGCAACCGGAACTGCGATTTATCCTGCACCATGA